The DNA region CTGCGCtgcgcggcgcgcgggaggaAGGCGAGCGAGGGgagcaggacggcggcggcggcctcgacgCGGCCCGCGGAGAGCGCCGAGAGCGGCGCGTGCTCCACGGCCGCGGCGCCGGACAGGGCGTCCTGCTCCAGGGACGGGTCGTCGAGGCAGTTGAGCGTCACCACCAGCggctgcccgccggcggccatggcggcggcggcggccggcggcgatgcGGGGTGGGCCGGGCCGTGCAGCATTTTTCTGGGCCCTTCGGCTGCCACTGCACAGCAGCAGGCAGACTCAGAGGCCGAGCGAGAGAGTTGACCGCGCGTCGCGTGTGGCTGCTGTTTTCCTTTTGTGCGGGCACGATACAATGAAAGCGACCGCTTTTTGCGTGACCGTGCTTTGGACTCGGTTGCGCTCGGCTTCCGGCCGGGCCGGCCCGCCCGAGGCCCCATACGGCCGAGGACGAGCGAATCCTACGCGGTGCACGGCACTCAGGGTTTGGCTGGGCCGCTAGCAGCCCAGCACGCGTGGAAAAGTCCACCAAgttcctcctcctcgcgcgcgtGATGCCGGCCCGTCAATTAATCTGAGCCCGGGGAGAGGTTCGCACGGTGCTAGGCCTTCCGCATTAATCTGCGCGTGGGGGCCTGCATTAGTTTTCGGCTGCACATGTCCGTCTGAGCCTATATGGCACCAAGAAATAGAATTCGTGCACCTGATATATGCTGTTGTGATGGTACGTGAATTGGTATTACAAATTCTTTTCGTGACCGTGCTTGAGCACGTATTTTATTAAAAGAAAGAGAATTATAGCAATACAATTTTGAAGAACCCTCAAAGCGCAAGGTTACAAAGCCGTCACATAAACAGTGGCACACAACACGGCACAACAACATCAAGCAATAAAGAAACCATGAGCACACCACCCACATGGACACCTACTTACACCCTGCGGATACAAAGAGACCGTATCCACTGTCGAGAAAATCCGCGGTCACCGGAAGTGGGATTTGAACGGTCATGCAAGACAATACTTCCAAGGAGAACACGACGTTAAGGATGCCGCCGTTGTCCGTCTGCTCCAGGAGCAGACAGAGCTTTCACCCAGTGAGACCAAGGAGCTTGGCTTACTATGCTATGCTCGCGGACGCAGCCGTGGTCAGCACCAATATAGATGTCGGGTCGAGCTTTCGCTTGCGGCATCCAACCCCAACCTCACATCACACTTCACGGAGACCTAGCATAACACAATGATAGCAAGCAAACCATGGCCACCACAAGGAGCGCATACGCAATGCGAGCATCTTCCTGGAAACAACGACCAGCACAGGAACCCCCTCGGAGCAGCGGTGACGACTAGCAAACGCACAAGCAGAGGCGACCAAGAATAGGCGGTGACAAAGACCGCAGCATCGAGCAATGGCGGCAGCCATCGTAGAGCATAGAGACGCGACGAGCTGTACCTGCGAAGAAAGCCACACCGGCAGCCTAGGCCGCCGCCCCAAAATCGTAAAACGCGGATCCGCGCAACGGGGGACCGGGAGCTCCTCGCAGCACAATCGAAGGACGGTCAGATACGGATAGGGTAGCCGCGCCGACACCCGATGGCAGACGTCCTTCGGTAAGCGGCCGCCCTGAGACCAGTAGAGGTGAGCCATGGTGGTCCAAACTGATGACGGAGGGGACGACCTGAGGTTGGAGAGGAATACGACCGCCCCAACCATGGAGACTATAGATCCAGGATGGGAGAAGGTAGATCCGGGATGGGAGAGGGTAGATCTGGCGATGCAATAGTCGGAGAAGCACTTCACCACTGCCGGCAAGCAACCATAGAGGACAACCATGGTGGGGGTAGGGCTAGGGGAAGGGGGGAGGAAGGGAAGTGGACGGGGGAGAGGAGCGCGCGAACATCAGCTTCGGCGCCGTCGCAGGCCACCGTCGGCCGGCTTGCCGGCGGTAGCAGCCACGGCCGGGCCCGGACGGACCTTGGGGGCGTGGGCTGGAAGCCCCGGAGTCGCCTCTAGGAGAGAGGGACGCGGGGGAGAAAGCAATGTAGAATGTGTAGCAGTATTATGTTAACTTTGGTATTAGAAATTCACTCTAATAACAAGCGGTATTCGATATACTATTGCACTTCCTCCCGCAAATCCTAGCATTCTCGCTCCATATCATGTTCAAATTGTCCTCCCCCACTCTCCTGCATCTCTCCCCCTTTCTCGGCTCTCATTGCCGCTATACGAACTCTACCTTCGGTATGAGTGGATGCGATCCACAACACTGGGGATGTGCTCTAGTGGCCATGCCTGCAACACCGGTGAAGGAAGGGTTGGAGCCCTAGGGCTCGGTCACAGTGGAGAGGAGAAGAGAAAGGCTAATTCTCAATTTGGTGATGATATGCGCATAGAGACATGATTTGGTATTCGTCACCTTATTGGATTTTACATAGCAATTTCATCTACATCCAAATAATATTAGAGCATGTTGGGCTGGATTTTTCCAACTACTTTTAGTGATGCCTACCAAACAGGTAAAGATTAAAAGTGCCTTCACCTAAGAAGCCAATATGAACCTTAAAATGGCTTACACTAGATCGCAGTGAAATGAACCTTAAAATGGCttacacaaaactattttaaaaGGATCATTCTCTAATTCGCATTGGTATCCGATTTAATTCCAGTagttcaacatatatatatccaaacAGAACGTTCTCTTTTCTTTACCTCAGATGCCGCATGTCataatttttttagaaaaaaaaatagtTCCAGCCTCTGCGACGCATATAGCCTCAGATGCCGAATTTTATTGGAAACCTCGCATCTCAGCAGGGCAACCGTGCAATGGACCGGCCGGGAACTGGATCTAGCGGCCGGCCATTCTTGAATCCGCCGAAAGAAGCAGCGGCTCATCTGCTCCAGCTCCAAACGTGCGCGGCGCTTGGCCGTGGCCTTGACTCCAAAAGAGCGCCCCCGCCGAGCGTCCGTGCGGCGCCACCGATGCAACGCGACGCATCTCTTCCCCCCCAACACGCGCGGCATGCACCGAAGCACCCCTtgacgcgcacgcgcacggcagGGACCACGCGTCCTTGGCCATGCGCCCCCGTGCGAGCGCGACGGATCCCCATCGGTCGGGTGCGCACGCGTTCACCTTCCCCTCTCGCGCACGCCGGAAAGCCAGCGCCATCATTTCAACCAACGAACGAGCTCCTCACATTACCAGCAACGAGCAGTCAAGCGCCCCCGGGGATCACGGGCGGCGCCTTTTCCTCCGTTTGGCCATCTCTCCACAGGCGCACCGGGTTGATCCGTCAATTCCTCACCAACGGCCGAAAGCGACGTCGTGGATAGAATTAGATGGAGGAGAAAGCTCAAGTGCACCTTGTACCACTACCTCTGCTCTGGAATTGAAGTCTGGATCTCACCAGAGGGAAAAACAGTACGCTGAAATTCTGGAGGCAGCAGAAGCTCAGGAAACACAAGGCACGCATTTGGAGCCTTCGGTCGTGTTCATTCCTACCGGCTCTCGCCCGTTCGCAATCGTTTGTACACACGCATGATGAAACGAAACCAATGCGCGTCAATCAAGAAACCAATCAGCCAAACAGATAAGAACCCTACCGCGAACCTCGCCTCAGCTCGCTCGTCAATCGTCAGACGGATGGAAAAGAAGCGGTCGACGGATCGATACGATCGAGCAGCAGATGGAAGTTAAGCGCCGCGCGTCGTCGCCGCCACCAGGTGCTTCTTCTTCCTGCGCTGCGCGGCGAGGAAGTCCGGCGTGCGCTCGTACCCGGCGAACACCTCCTCCCAGATCTCGGCGAAGGCGCGGAGGatcaggtggtggtggcgcgGCGAGTTCAGGGACAGGAACCGGTGCAGCAGCTCCCGGAGCTCCGCCCCGCCCACGATCTCCTTCTCCACTATCATCTGCAGCATGGACCGCCGGAAGTCCGCCAGCGGGTCCGCCGACTCCTTCACCACCGCCACGCTCTCCTCCACGCGAccggacccgccgccgccgccctcgctcACCGCCCGCCGGTGCCGCCGGCCCCCGGCGCCGTTCTGCTGcttggcgccggcgccggcttcCGCTCCGTTGCCGCCGGCGTGCAGGCAGCGGACGCTGCGCTCCAGCTCGCCGAGCTGGCGCAGGAGCGCGGACAGGCTGGGCGTGCTGTCCATTCT from Panicum hallii strain FIL2 chromosome 9, PHallii_v3.1, whole genome shotgun sequence includes:
- the LOC112875047 gene encoding transcription repressor OFP8-like, which translates into the protein MKVLMSRRRGAAGGLRIKKKARGFMCGCGGTKSVSISDGSDKSPMATPQTAASTTPLTAKVSTTTSTATAKAMRRRAGGGRPPATTSSAAEAPSSLSSSSLYADTTDDGPSRMDSTPSLSALLRQLGELERSVRCLHAGGNGAEAGAGAKQQNGAGGRRHRRAVSEGGGGGSGRVEESVAVVKESADPLADFRRSMLQMIVEKEIVGGAELRELLHRFLSLNSPRHHHLILRAFAEIWEEVFAGYERTPDFLAAQRRKKKHLVAATTRGA